A region from the Misgurnus anguillicaudatus chromosome 7, ASM2758022v2, whole genome shotgun sequence genome encodes:
- the cdc5l gene encoding cell division cycle 5-like protein, whose protein sequence is MPRIMIKGGVWRNTEDEILKAAVMKYGKNQWSRIASLLHRKSAKQCKARWYEWLDPSIKKTEWSREEEEKLLHLAKLMPTQWRTIAPIIGRTAAQCLEHYEYLLDKAAQRENEDDVGDDPRKLKPGEIDPNPETKPARPDPVDMDEDELEMLSEARARLANTQGKKAKRKAREKQLEEARRLAALQKRRELRAAGIDIQKKRKKKRGVDYNAEIPFQKKPAQGFYDTSMELYDPLEPDFKRLRQQHLEGELRNESDDRDRKKDRQKIKKKKESDLPSAILQTSGVSEFTKKRSKLVLPAPQISDAELEEVVKLGQASEIARQTAEESGITNSASSALLSEYNVTNNSMALRTPKTPAAQDKILQEAQNLMALTNVDTPLKGGLNTPLHESDFSGVTPQRQVVQTPNTVLSTPFRTPAHGSEGMTPQGGMTPKPSIGVTPGRTPLRDKLNINTEEGGVDYSDPSYAKHLQRESREQLKLGLMSLPVPKNDFEIVLPENAEKELEEAEVDESFVEDAAEIELRKQVARDAEREKELRQRHTPVQRDLPRPSAVNETILRPQNVEPPLTDLQQAEELIKKEMITMIHFDCLHHPFSEYQAKKAKGLGSSSNNTEHVAYLEQNPYNKVSEEELLKAREMLVQEMDVVKHGMGHGDLSMEAYNQVWEECYSQVLYLPGQSRYTRANLASKKDRIESLEKKLEINRGHMTTEAKRAAKMEKKMKILLGGYQSRSMGLLKQLSELWDQVEQANTELHTFQELKKQEDQAIPRRQEALREDVQRQQDREKELQQRFADLLLEKQTLGQKF, encoded by the exons ATGCCGCGAATTATGATTAAAGGAGGAGTGTGGCGGAACACTGAG GATGAAATTCTCAAAGCCGCTGTTATGAAATATGGCAAGAATCAGTGGTCTCGAATCGCATCCCTGCTGCACCGCAAATCTGCCAAACAGTGTAAAGCCAGATG GTATGAATGGTTGGACCCCAGTATTAAGAAGACAGAATGGTCACGTGAGGAAGAGGAGAAACTTCTTCACTTGGCCAAACTGATGCCCACTCAATGGAGAACAATCGCTCCCATTATCGGCCGGACGGCCGCTCAGTGCCTGGAGCACTATGAATATCTGCT AGATAAAGCTGCTCAGAGAGAGAATGAGGATGATGTGGGTGACGACCCTCGCAAATTAAAACCCGGCGAGATTGACCCGAACCCTGAGACCAAACCAGCTAGACCTGACCCAGTGGACATGGATGAAG ATGAGCTGGAGATGCTGTCTGAAGCCAGGGCACGTTTGGCCAACACACAGGGCAAGAAGGCAAAGAGGAAGGCCAGAGAGAAACAGCTGGAGGAGGCTCG GCGTCTGGCAGCGCTACAAAAGCGCAGGGAGCTGCGAGCTGCAGGAATCGACATTCAGAAGAAACGCAAGAAAAAGAGAGGCGTGGACTACAACGCTGAGATCCCCTTTCAGAAGAAACCAGCGCAGGGCTTCTACGATACATCCATGGAGCTGTACGACCCTTTGGAGCCTGATTTCAAGCGCTTGCGCCAGCAGCATCTTGAAGGAGAACTCAGGAATGAGTCGGAT GACCGTGACCGTAAGAAGGACCGACAGAAGATCAAGAAGAAGAAAGAATCAGATCTTCCTTCTGCCATCCTGCAGACCAGCGGCGTGTCTGAGTTCACTAAGAAGAGAAGCAAACTGGTGTTGCCAGCACCGCAG ATCTCTGATGCTGAACTGGAGGAAGTGGTCAAACTGGGTCAGGCCAGTGAAATCGCACGTCAGACGGCTGAAGAGTCAGGAATCACTAACTCGGCGTCCAGCGCTCTTCTGTCTGAATACAATGTCACCAATAACTCAATGGCCCTGCGAACACCCAAAACTCCGGCTGCACAGGACAAAATCCTGCAG GAAgctcagaatctcatggcacTTACGAATGTGGACACACCTCTTAAAGGAGGTCTGAACACACCCCTCCATGAGAGCGACTTCTCAGGGGTCACCCCGCAGAGACAGGTGGTTCAGACGCCCAACACCGTGCTGTCTACACCCTTCAG AACCCCTGCTCACGGATCGGAGGGCATGACCCCTCAAGGTGGAATGACACCCAAACCCTCGATTGGTGTGACCCCCGGCAGGACCCCTCTGCGTGACAAACTCAACATCAACACTGAGGAGGGTGGTGTGGACTACAGTGACCCATCATACGCTAAACACTTA CAAAGGGAGTCTCGTGAGCAGCTCAAGTTGGGTCTGATGTCTCTGCCGGTGCCCAAGAATGATTTTGAGATCGTTCTTCCTGAAAACGCAGAGAAAGAGCTGGAGGAGGCCGAGGTGGACGAGAGCTTCGTGGAGGACGCGGCCGAGATCGAACTACGCAAGCAGGTGGCCAGagatgcagagagagagaaggagctCCGTCAGAGACACACGCCGGTTCAGAGAGATTTACCGAGACCCTCGGCG GTGAACGAGACGATACTCAGGCCTCAGAATGTGGAACCTCCTCTGACGGACCTTCAGCAGGCTGAGGAACTCATTAAGAAGGAGATGATCACCATGATCCACTTTGATTGCCTGCATCATCCATTCAGTGAATATCAGGCTAAGAAGGCCAAAGGTCTTGGATCCAGCTCAAACAACACCGAACATGTGGCATACCTGGAGCAGAATCCATACAATAAAGTTTCAGAGGAGGAGCTGCTAAAG GCCCGAGAGATGCTGGTCCAGGAGATGGATGTAGTAAAACACGGCATGGGTCATGGAGATCTGTCTATGGAGGCGTATAATCAGGTGTGGGAGGAGTGTTACAGTCAGGTCCTGTATCTGCCCGGACAGAGTCGATACACGCGTGCTAATCTCGCCAGCAAGAAGGACAGGATTGAGTCCCTGGAGAAGAAACTGGAG ATCAACAGAGGTCACATGACCACAGAGGCCAAGCGTGCAGCTAAGATGGAGAAGAAGATGAAGATTCTTCTTGGTGGGTACCAGTCTCGGTCCATGGGTCTCCTCAAACAGCTGAGTGAACTTTGGGATCAGGTTGAACAGGCCAATACGGAGCTCCACACCTTCCAGGAGCTGAAGAAACAAGAGGATCAGGCCATTCCTCGCAGACAGGAG GCTCTGAGAGAAGACGTACAGAGACAACAGGACCGAGAGAAAGAGCTCCAGCAGAGATTTGCAGATCTGCTTCtggaaaaacaaacacttggacaaaagttttaa